The following are encoded together in the Citrus sinensis cultivar Valencia sweet orange chromosome 1, DVS_A1.0, whole genome shotgun sequence genome:
- the LOC127902938 gene encoding 2-hydroxyisoflavanone dehydratase-like, whose translation MAASTNKEVTKELLPLIRVFKDGSVERLMDSAYVPPTLDPDPQFGVSSKDITISQNPAISTRLYLPKLTQPHQKLAILVYFHGSAFCMESAFSFLQHRYLNTLVSQSQVLAVSIEYRLAPEYLLPAAYEDCWAAFQWVASHRNRNSINHHDPDHQNHSNIINNKEPWLLNHGDFERFFIGGDSSGGNIVHNIAMKAGDDDQESLLKEGTGVRILGAFLGHPYFWGSVPVGSESDGSDNYDQKKCLEYLIWEFVYPAAPGGIDNPMINPVGSGKPSLAKLACSRMLVCVAGKDRLRDRDVLYVDAVKGSGFGGEVEFFEVEGEDHVFHVTDPDTENAKKMFHRLASFFTK comes from the coding sequence ATGGCTGCTTCAACAAACAAAGAAGTAACCAAAGAGCTCCTCCCACTGATCAGAGTCTTCAAAGATGGGTCAGTTGAGCGGCTCATGGATTCAGCCTACGTGCCTCCAACGCTTGACCCGGATCCTCAATTCGGGGTCTCATCAAAAGACATAACCATCTCTCAAAACCCCGCCATATCCACTCGCCTCTACctcccaaaactcacccagCCCCATCAAAAACTCGCCATTTTGGTCTACTTCCACGGCAGCGCCTTCTGCATGGAGTCTGCTTTCTCATTTCTTCAGCACAGATACCTCAACACCTTGGTCTCTCAGTCTCAAGTACTCGCAGTCTCCATTGAATACAGGCTCGCCCCAGAATACCTTCTTCCCGCAGCATATGAAGACTGCTGGGCTGCTTTTCAATGGGTCGCTTCTCATCGTAACCGTAACAGTATCAATCATCATGATCCTGATCATCAAAACCActccaatattattaacaacaagGAGCCCTGGTTATTAAACCACGGAGATTTTGAGAGATTCTTTATTGGTGGTGACAGCTCCGGAGGCAATATAGTTCATAACATAGCTATGAAAGCGGGTGATGATGATCAAGAGTCTTTATTGAAGGAGGGTACTGGTGTTCGGATTTTAGGAGCATTTCTAGGGCATCCTTACTTCTGGGGCTCCGTTCCAGTCGGTTCAGAATCAGATGGTAGTGATAATTATGATCAGAAGAAGTGTTTGGAATATTTGATTTGGGAATTTGTCTATCCAGCGGCGCCTGGTGGTATTGATAATCCGATGATCAATCCTGTTGGTTCAGGTAAGCCGAGTTTGGCTAAGCTTGCTTGTTCGAGGATGCTGGTCTGTGTTGCTGGGAAGGATCGGCTGAGAGACAGAGATGTTTTGTATGTTGATGCTGTTAAGGGAAGTGGGTTTGGAGGAGAAGTGGAGTTTTTTGAAGTGGAGGGAGAGGATCATGTTTTTCATGTCACTGATCCTGACACTGAGAATGCTAAGAAAATGTTCCACCGCTTGGCCtctttttttactaaatag